The Bacteroidota bacterium nucleotide sequence GATTGCTATTAGGATGTATTTGCGTTTTAGTTCTTTGCCGGGGGCGAAGCGGATGTTTGTTTCGGTGAGGGTGTTGTAGCCCACGAGGGTAACTTCTATATCGTAGCTGCCGGGTTTTATGTTGGCGATGCCGAATTTTCCGAGCGCA carries:
- a CDS encoding carboxypeptidase regulatory-like domain-containing protein, with translation ALGKFGIANIKPGSYDIEVTLVGYNTLTETNIRFAPGKELKRKYILIAILPPPPPPPVQVP